TATTTTCTACTTGCTTGAACGCGTCGGGTTATGAGGATGGTGGACCGCGCGCCTTGATGCTTTACTGCCTACTGGGCTATTTCTGGGTCGAATGGGATGCTCATAAAATTCTGTAgcttttgaataaaattctaggCTAGAATTAACTTGTGCAGACTTGTGCAGGAACCATGGGGTTTCTTTGCACATATGCTAAGGTAGCTAATATGGATGGGTCTTGATTTTGCATTACTGTTTCCAGAGATTGTtggaaaaacaaaagtaataatatttctcaGGTTTAAACGAAAAGTGATTCTATTTTAGAATATGCTTAGAATCTTATCGGTCTCCTCAGTTTGAATATTAAAGATCCTATGAATAGACTCCTGGAAGGTAAAGCGTTAGCCAAGGGACCATCTGGTGTCGTATTTGGCGCGAATCGAGAAATTTGATAGTTATCAGCCTCTGTCATGTTCACGTAAGTTCGCGAACTCGATCGATCGCTCTAACGTCCAAGTGAACACACGGATCCAGCTGTAAGCTGGTTGCGTGGGTAAATTCCTCGTTTGAAATCACGATTTTTATATCTACACTGGCTCTGTATTTGAGATGTTGAATGGAATGGTGTTCCTTCCAGAAGTGACCGGCGGTAGGCAGACAGTTAAGTGTTAATCGtgttgtttttcttcttgtttggcaaaatttgacaatttctgaCATGTCCTAAACGAAAGTTTCTAATAAATGGGGGttgttaaattttcatcgaacaaaTCGAACGAGGGATgtgtaatttcaaaattatcgaTCACCAAATGTTTACACAATCGAAGCTTCAGCTTGAAAAACTGGAATGTCAGCGTTTAACTAACGCAAATGATGCCACGCACTCGAGCGCGGGGTTTGTCCACATAGCGTTACAATAATACGGGCGATTAATTAACTACTACGTTAGCTACTCTTACCTGTTTAATATGGCTGATGTGAATATCGTCGTGTGATCCGTTGTCGTTATTAATGTAATGTTTATAATCGGTTAGCAGCGAGCTTCCGACGGTAGTTGGACACTACGCATtgttatatgtacatacttttttatattatttaaacgatatttatttttactcgaatcGCTGTTCGAACACATgactgtaaataattaataaacgcATTTCGTCTCGTAACTAACATCTAAGACTCAATTCAAAGAAACCCTAAAAATTGTCTTACTAAACAGTTGAAAACTGCACAATCTACCATTCCTCATAgtactattttttttcgacaCCTCACCCTTGTAATGAATTTTGGAGTAAAGCGTAAAGAGAAGTACACATTATAGCAAAGTACAGATGCACTCTGCCATTAACTTAACCTTGCCTAGCACTCTATTCCATCGCTATCGAACACCCAGTAGTCTTTATCTCCACGATCCCTCATTATGACAGCTAACGAATCGActataatttttcaacgtcCCCTGCGATCCGAGGCACGCCAATGTAAAAGACGAGGATATAAAACCAACGAGCGCGTAATTATCTACGATATTAACACTTCTGTACGCGCTTGAGGAGATTGAAACGCCTCGTCAAAGTATCGCTACCGAGTTTCATGGCCGCTACACGCCCACGACGGCCGGTCGTGCTCTTATCTTAATTCACTCCTGAAATTTCTTCTCTTATCTTTCACCGCGGCCACGACACGCTGCCACTCAGTTTCCACGGCGCGGGTACGCGATCGTTACGGAAtttacgttattattattgcccCGTAAAACAAAGTGAAAGGAGCAAGAGAGAGTTTCCGCGGCGAACGCGCCCCAATGAACCACACTTTACGCGCCGTATCTCGCAGTTCCCTCCGCGATTTACAAGCCTTAATGGTAGAGTTATCGGTGTCGTCGTTAAACGTAGATTTTATACCGACTTTTTGCGCCTGTGACCAGGCCGGTTCTCAATAAAACGGCTGTAAATAAAGCCAGCCCGTGCCCCTTCCACGTACCTTCTGATAAGTCAGGATACTGCTCTCAGCCCGACCGCGGAcgaatttcttattttagcGACGATGAGAATACGGCCAGTGAAATCTCACAACACATTCTCGATGTAGGAACTTTTTAACCATTTCTGTTGTTTGAGCCAACAAATGTACCACGTGCCACTTTTTAATATGTCATATAATGTTTCActgtatttaaagaaaaaaaattagagaGTTTATCCACACGTGTCGCAACTTTACAACTAACGAGATTCGCTTATTTATATTGGTGCTACAGTTACGCAATAATTGGAAATCACTATTTCGAGTGTCTCGTGTCGCAAATAAAAGCAACTTtgaaaagattaatattaaacgcattatttttcatatccTTTCAGCTCATATGATTAATCCTTTTTCATACTCCACAGTGTATATCTAACCTTCCATTATCTAAAGTATCAGTATCCTTCAGTATCTAAAAATTGTTCTCCAGACATTTCGTTCATCCCTGCGAGCTGTTTAAAGGGAACAGAATCGTACGAGAAACCAAAAATCCATTGTTGGTGGTAGCTACCCAAGCGTGATCCCTGGATCACGCGGTCTCCACCATGACGAAAATTTCGGAACAGCTCGAAAGGGGTTGCGGAGGAATGGCCGAGCTCCGAGCGTCCACGGGCACGAAATAAAACGAGTCTAATCTGCATAATTCATGGGGGAAGAAGGGTTCGGGTTTGGGGTTAGCCGCGCCGCTGCCTTCGTCCTTCGACGAGCAGCGTAATGTATAGGCAGAACGAGCAAGCAGGATCGATCTTGTCGGTTCGCAACGACAGGCCACGCCTCTCCTATGCAATCTTCCACGGGATTGGTCGACCAGTGAAGCCACACGGCGTGGCCTGGGTGAGGGTTGTATACTCAGCACGCCTTTCCTCTGTCCAAGAGCGGGTGGAGCGGAGGAGGTGAACGACAGCGCAGTCGACAATCTGCTCCTGCACGGAGTCGCTCGCACACCTTCTCCTTCTGCTTTTCGCTCGTGTCTCCGACGCTCACCGGCGTCACTTCAGCGTCGCGACGAGGAAAAACACCCCTGGGAACGAGGACGGAAcggattttcaattttctcggtCCTTCACGACCGAAACCCTCGACCACGGTCCAGAGCCGTACCAAAAACTAAATGGAACGGCGACGAGGAACCGCGTCTCTCTGAACTAACGAGAGTGTAGGTCCGGACGAGGACCCTTCGAGCAAGATGCGGTGATCGGTGACGAAATTCGTGACAGAGAAGCCGTTCGAAGGCTTCAGGCCGCCGCAACCATGCTGTTGCCGGCCGATATGCTGGCGGCCCAGTCCAAGATGGTGTACCAGATCAACAAGTATTTCGGAGAACGGGTGATGACCAGGAAGAGCCAAGTGATGAAGACGATCCAAGAAGTATGTCGCGTTGTGCAGGACGTACTGAAGGAGGTGGAGGTGCAGGAGCCCAGGTTTATCTCTTCTCTGACGGACTACAACGGTAGATTCGACGGGTTGGACGTGATCTCGCCGACGGAGTTCGAGATCGTGATCTACCTGAATCAGATGGGGGTTCTGAATTTCGTGGACGACGGCACGCTGCCCGGTTGCGCGGTGCTGAAGCTCAGCGACGGACGGAAAAGGTCTATGTCCCTCTGGGTGGAATTCATCACCGCATCGGGATATCTGTCTGCTAGGAAGATACGCTCGAGGTTTCAGACCCTGGTGGCGCAGGCCTGCGACAAGTGCGCCTACAGGGACTCCGTGAAGATGATAGCTGATACGACCGAAGTGAAGCTCAGGATTAGAGAAAGATACGTGGTGCAGATCACGCCGGCGTTCAAATGCGCTGGACTCTGGCCCAGATCGGCCTCTCATTGGCCTATAGCACACATACCATGGCCCCATCCGAACATCGTCGCGGAAGTGAAGACAGAGGGTTTCGATATGCTGTCTAAAGAGTGCATAGGTCTGCAGGGCAAGCAGTCCGCCATGGAGGGCGACGCCTGGGCGTTATCCTTTATAGATGCTGAAAATCGATTGCTCCAAGGGGCCAGCAGAAAACGTTGCCTAAGCATTTTGAAAACCCTCAGGGACAGACACCTGGATCTACCTGGAAATCCTGTCACCAGCTACCACATGAAAACCTTATTGCTCTACGAGTGCGAGAAACACCCTCACGAGGTCGAGTGGGACGAGACGTGTATCGGCGATCGTATCAATGGGATTCTATTGCAACTGATCTCGTGTTTGCAGTGTCGCAGGTGTCCTCACTATTTCTTGCCAAATCTGGATCTATTCAAAGGAAAGTCGCCCAGCGGGCTGGAGAACGCGGCCAAGCAAGTGTGGAGACTCACCAGGGAGCTGCTGACCAACAGTCGCGCTCTGGAAAAGCTGTAGCATGGAACCACTgaggaatatttcatttggacGTGAAGGGAACTCACGAATAATCGAGTCGATGGATTGGTCTCCGCTTCAATCACATCGGAGGATTACTCTAGACGACGTTCGTCGACGACTCTGTGCCCGAATACGTGTAGTGTGTGCTCGCGACTATTGTTTGGCGAGAGTAATTGCGCGTGCATGTGTGATTCTGTGATCCACGGGCCAAGCAACGATCGAATCAGTGCCATAAAATACGCTGACGTTGCGcatttgtttttcgtttcgcgGCAGGAACGTTCTTCGATCCGCGAGAGGTCTCCGACGGCAGCTCGTATCGAGTCTTCAGCGTTAGCTCTTAACCGGTGGTAacctttttttcctttacgaATTGCTAGTTAGTCGACGTCGGGAATGAGCAAAATTTTTATGTAGTAGAATTCGTGCTTAtctgaataaaagataaacgttGTTGGTCGTCAAAtgaaagtttcaatttaaattacaagatGAAATCTTTTAGGATGAACGAATAAGGAGTTGAGTGTTCGATAGAATAAATGGGAATAAATCGCTGTTCTTTGGCTCCGTTTATTACGAACCCTTTGGCGCCACTGGGTTTGATTTATGTTAGATTTTGTTTAACGTCGTTATGATTTGACGATTGtgcaaagaaattgtttctaaATTCATCGTTGTACCTAAAAGATCGCCAAGTAAATTAATAGTCCGTGATTCGAATGGAATTTTGCACGTCTCTGGTGGACGTTACACAATCGGAGCAGAAGCATGAAAGCGCGGAACGATCCGACTGGTTCTCGCGAGACCATGATAATTCGGAGCCGACGTTTTCCGAGTCACCGGTTACGGGTTCGTTTAGTCTTCTCTTCTAATCGACTGTCCTGTCCTCGCCGCAATGTAAATACAtcttaaaagatatttattgaagtgtacacgaaaattgtgaaatacaATGCTATTTATATGGAACCGTATACCACGGTGTGCGATTGTCGTCATTTCGTCTCACGAGCACCACCCACTCCTTTCACCTACGAACTACGAGAGATCGAGCATGGCCGTAAATATCGATCGTTAAACGTTTCGGTGCGACGATGGAGCTAGGCCTCGTAAATTTTAC
This portion of the Hylaeus volcanicus isolate JK05 chromosome 4, UHH_iyHylVolc1.0_haploid, whole genome shotgun sequence genome encodes:
- the LOC128875099 gene encoding protein mab-21; translation: MLLPADMLAAQSKMVYQINKYFGERVMTRKSQVMKTIQEVCRVVQDVLKEVEVQEPRFISSLTDYNGRFDGLDVISPTEFEIVIYLNQMGVLNFVDDGTLPGCAVLKLSDGRKRSMSLWVEFITASGYLSARKIRSRFQTLVAQACDKCAYRDSVKMIADTTEVKLRIRERYVVQITPAFKCAGLWPRSASHWPIAHIPWPHPNIVAEVKTEGFDMLSKECIGLQGKQSAMEGDAWALSFIDAENRLLQGASRKRCLSILKTLRDRHLDLPGNPVTSYHMKTLLLYECEKHPHEVEWDETCIGDRINGILLQLISCLQCRRCPHYFLPNLDLFKGKSPSGLENAAKQVWRLTRELLTNSRALEKL